The following are from one region of the Streptomyces rubrogriseus genome:
- a CDS encoding glycoside hydrolase family 13 protein, with amino-acid sequence MTVRSTASTPDLSSKDPNWWRQAVIYQVYPRSFADADGDGLGDLRGVTQRLTHLAALGVDALWLSPFYPSELADGGYDVDDYRDVDPRLGTLDDFDALAAEAHRLGLKVIVDLVPNHTSHRHAWFREALAAGPGSAARDRYVFRAGRGANGELPPTDWQSVFGGSAWQRVPDGQWYLHLFAPQQPDLNWENEQVRADFRSTLKFWCDRGVDGFRVDVAHALVKDLTEPLRDLGAPELSGEAALARFAPGTHPFYDRDDVHEVYRDWRKILDAYTPPRTAVAEAWVPGPRRVLYARPDELGQAFNFEYLQTGWDAAELREVITGSLADARAAGASATWVLSNHDVVRHATRLVLPPDTDTDAWLLSGGHAPAVDPAAGLRRARAATLLMLALPGSAYLYQGEELGLPEVADLPTEVLQDPIWEQTGHVRKGRDGCRVPLPWTTEGPSYGFGAGAAWLPQPPGFAAYAVQAQDGTAGSTLELYRTALRLRRKLLDGESLTWSDDVPAGVLRFDRSDGWRCVTNLSGAVVDLPAGEVLLSSAPLEDGGRLGPDTTVWLGL; translated from the coding sequence GTGACCGTACGCAGCACCGCCAGCACCCCCGACCTGTCGTCCAAGGATCCCAACTGGTGGCGGCAGGCCGTCATCTACCAGGTCTATCCCCGCAGCTTCGCCGACGCCGACGGCGACGGACTCGGCGACCTGCGCGGCGTCACCCAGCGGCTGACCCACCTGGCCGCCCTCGGCGTCGACGCCCTGTGGCTCAGCCCCTTCTACCCCTCCGAACTCGCCGACGGCGGCTACGACGTCGACGACTACCGCGACGTCGACCCGCGCCTGGGCACGCTGGACGACTTCGACGCGCTGGCCGCCGAGGCCCACCGGCTGGGCCTGAAGGTGATCGTCGACCTGGTGCCCAACCACACCTCGCACCGCCACGCCTGGTTCCGGGAGGCGCTGGCCGCCGGTCCCGGATCGGCGGCCCGGGACCGGTACGTCTTCCGTGCCGGTCGCGGGGCCAACGGCGAACTCCCGCCCACCGACTGGCAGTCCGTCTTCGGCGGCAGCGCCTGGCAGCGGGTGCCCGACGGGCAGTGGTACCTGCACCTCTTCGCACCCCAACAGCCCGACCTGAACTGGGAGAACGAACAGGTCCGCGCCGACTTCCGCAGCACGCTGAAGTTCTGGTGCGACCGGGGCGTCGACGGCTTCCGCGTCGACGTCGCGCACGCGCTGGTCAAGGACCTGACCGAGCCGCTGCGCGACCTCGGCGCCCCCGAGCTGAGCGGCGAGGCGGCCCTCGCGCGGTTCGCCCCCGGCACCCACCCCTTCTACGACCGCGACGACGTCCACGAGGTCTACCGCGACTGGCGCAAGATCCTCGACGCCTACACCCCGCCCCGCACGGCCGTCGCCGAGGCCTGGGTCCCGGGCCCCCGGCGGGTGCTGTACGCCCGGCCCGACGAACTCGGCCAGGCCTTCAACTTCGAGTACCTCCAGACCGGCTGGGACGCGGCCGAGCTGCGCGAGGTCATCACCGGCTCGCTGGCCGACGCGCGGGCCGCGGGGGCCTCGGCGACCTGGGTGCTGTCCAACCACGACGTCGTCCGGCACGCCACCCGCCTGGTCCTGCCGCCGGACACGGACACCGACGCCTGGCTGCTGTCCGGCGGCCACGCGCCCGCCGTCGACCCGGCGGCCGGACTGCGCCGGGCCCGCGCGGCGACGCTGCTGATGCTGGCGCTGCCCGGCTCGGCCTACCTCTACCAGGGCGAGGAGCTGGGGCTGCCCGAGGTGGCCGACCTGCCCACCGAGGTCCTCCAGGACCCGATCTGGGAGCAGACCGGCCACGTCCGCAAGGGCCGCGACGGCTGCCGGGTGCCGCTGCCCTGGACGACGGAAGGGCCCTCGTACGGCTTCGGCGCGGGCGCGGCGTGGCTGCCGCAGCCGCCCGGCTTCGCGGCGTACGCCGTCCAGGCCCAGGACGGGACGGCGGGCTCGACGCTGGAGCTGTACCGCACGGCGCTGCGCCTGCGCCGCAAGCTGCTCGACGGCGAGTCGCTGACCTGGTCGGACGACGTACCGGCGGGGGTGCTGCGGTTCGACCGCTCGGACGGCTGGCGCTGCGTCACCAACCTCTCCGGAGCCGTGGTCGACCTGCCGGCCGGTGAGGTGCTGCTGAGCAGCGCGCCCCTGGAGGACGGCGGCCGGCTGGGCCCGGACACGACGGTGTGGCTGGGCCTGTAA
- a CDS encoding nucleoside hydrolase, whose amino-acid sequence MSTVSEQQQPIPVIIDCDTGIDDALALLLAVRHPRLDLRAVTCVAGNTDVAGVVRNTLTVLERAGAPDVPVARGAERPLIEGVRTARHVHGADGMGDLGLPAPTRAPADVDAVTLLRREILASPRPVTLIPTAPLTNIALLLRTHPEVTGNIERIVFMGGAVATGNATPVAEFNVWHDPEAAAILLTAGVPITMYGLDVFERVIVPGPDVRRLRASAEPGTRLAGELLAHRGPATDATDPGGGLGDAGAVCAVIDPAGLTTHRLPVEVALAPGPSRGQTLVDRRLRVGESELHDGMREQPLVDVALDVDVARYVELYLGTVERTVA is encoded by the coding sequence GTGAGCACCGTCTCCGAGCAGCAGCAGCCCATTCCAGTGATCATCGACTGCGACACCGGCATCGACGACGCCCTGGCCCTGCTGCTGGCGGTCCGGCACCCGCGCCTCGACCTGCGCGCGGTCACCTGCGTGGCCGGGAACACGGACGTGGCGGGGGTCGTCCGGAACACGCTGACGGTGCTGGAGCGGGCCGGAGCCCCGGACGTCCCCGTCGCCCGGGGCGCCGAGCGGCCGCTGATCGAGGGCGTGCGCACCGCGCGGCACGTGCACGGGGCAGACGGCATGGGCGACCTCGGGCTGCCCGCGCCCACCCGCGCCCCCGCCGACGTGGACGCGGTGACGCTGCTGCGCCGGGAGATCCTCGCCTCCCCGCGGCCGGTCACCCTGATCCCGACCGCGCCGCTGACCAACATCGCGCTGCTGCTGCGCACCCACCCGGAGGTCACCGGCAACATCGAGCGGATCGTGTTCATGGGCGGCGCGGTGGCCACCGGGAACGCGACGCCGGTCGCCGAGTTCAACGTGTGGCACGACCCGGAGGCCGCCGCGATCCTGCTCACCGCCGGGGTGCCGATCACGATGTACGGCCTAGACGTGTTCGAGCGGGTGATCGTACCCGGCCCGGACGTCCGGCGGCTGCGCGCGAGCGCCGAGCCCGGCACCCGGCTCGCCGGGGAGCTGCTCGCCCACCGCGGCCCGGCCACCGACGCCACGGACCCCGGCGGCGGGCTCGGCGACGCGGGCGCGGTCTGCGCGGTGATCGACCCGGCGGGCCTGACCACGCACCGGCTGCCCGTCGAGGTGGCCCTGGCCCCCGGGCCGTCCCGCGGCCAGACCCTGGTCGACCGCCGGCTGCGCGTCGGCGAGTCCGAACTGCACGACGGCATGCGCGAACAGCCCCTGGTGGACGTGGCGTTGGACGTGGACGTGGCCCGGTACGTGGAGCTGTACCTCGGCACGGTCGAGCGCACGGTGGCGTAG
- the thrS gene encoding threonine--tRNA ligase gives MHDRNHDRDHGHDHGRHRDHRRLGRELALFDTDPLMGAGLPYWLPDGAVVRHTLEEYVREAERRAGYRHVYSPVLGKRELYEISGHWEHYRDDMFPPMELGAEEVVLRPSLCPHHALVYRSRSRSYRELPLRIAELGAMYRSEPSGVLGGLTRVRAIHLNDAHVFCAPDQAADEARAALGLIRRAHADLGVRASRYRLSLPGPGGKYVADPELWRRATALLREALDGLPYEAVEGEAAFYGPKIDVQIEDAAGRESTLSTVQIDFHQPERFGLRYVGPDGTRHRPVMVHRSVIGSVERVVAHLIEAHGGAFPAWLAPVQLVVLPVADAQREAAHALVRQAVDRGLRAEVVGPERGSLGARVRAARKVPYQAVIGAREAESGDLVDVRLRDGRRPGRLPGTELLHRITDRVEARAPELWPST, from the coding sequence ATGCACGACCGGAACCACGACCGGGACCACGGCCACGACCACGGCCGTCACCGCGACCACCGGCGGCTCGGCCGCGAACTGGCGCTGTTCGACACCGACCCCCTCATGGGCGCGGGCCTGCCGTACTGGCTGCCCGACGGCGCGGTCGTCCGCCACACCCTGGAGGAGTACGTCCGCGAGGCGGAGCGCCGGGCCGGCTACCGGCACGTCTACTCCCCCGTCCTCGGCAAACGCGAGCTGTACGAGATCTCCGGGCACTGGGAGCACTACCGCGACGACATGTTCCCGCCGATGGAGCTGGGCGCCGAGGAGGTCGTGCTGCGCCCGAGCCTGTGCCCGCACCACGCCCTGGTCTACCGCTCCCGGTCCCGCAGCTACCGCGAGCTGCCCCTGCGCATCGCCGAGCTGGGCGCGATGTACCGCTCCGAGCCCTCCGGCGTCCTGGGCGGACTGACCCGCGTGCGGGCCATCCACCTCAACGACGCGCACGTCTTCTGCGCCCCGGACCAGGCCGCCGACGAGGCCCGCGCCGCCCTCGGGCTCATCCGCCGCGCCCACGCCGACCTGGGCGTCCGGGCCTCCCGCTACCGCCTGTCGCTGCCGGGGCCCGGCGGCAAGTACGTCGCGGACCCGGAGCTGTGGCGGCGGGCCACCGCGCTGCTCAGGGAGGCCCTGGACGGACTGCCGTACGAGGCGGTGGAGGGCGAGGCCGCCTTCTACGGCCCCAAGATCGACGTACAGATCGAGGACGCGGCCGGCCGCGAGTCGACCCTGTCGACCGTCCAGATCGACTTCCACCAGCCCGAACGCTTCGGCCTGCGCTACGTCGGCCCCGACGGCACCCGGCACCGCCCGGTCATGGTGCACCGCAGCGTCATCGGCAGCGTGGAGCGAGTGGTCGCCCACCTGATCGAGGCGCACGGCGGCGCCTTCCCGGCCTGGCTGGCCCCGGTACAGCTGGTGGTGCTGCCGGTGGCCGACGCCCAGCGGGAGGCGGCGCACGCCCTCGTACGGCAGGCCGTCGACCGGGGCCTGCGCGCCGAGGTCGTCGGCCCGGAGCGCGGCAGCCTGGGCGCCCGGGTCCGGGCGGCGCGGAAGGTGCCGTACCAGGCGGTGATCGGCGCGCGGGAGGCGGAGAGCGGCGACCTGGTCGACGTACGCCTGCGCGACGGCCGCCGCCCGGGCCGGCTCCCCGGCACCGAACTGCTGCACCGCATCACCGACCGGGTCGAGGCCCGCGCCCCGGAGCTGTGGCCGTCCACCTGA
- a CDS encoding aminopeptidase P family protein, whose product MGDAAPGAFTDEVYAARMDRTAYEAAALGLAGVLVTPGPDLVWLCGYRPTAPAERLTLLVLTATSQPRLLVPALDRPTAEAAPGAGAVRVSDWWEGQDAYAAAAGLLRPHGRYAVSDATWALHLLCLQASLPLATYQPLSVVLPMRRAVKDEQEVALLTAAAAAADTAYEEVLGLRFGGRSERELAADLAGLLRAHGHSRVDFTVVGAGPHAADPHHRPGDRVIGDGDMVVLDFGGLKDGYGFDIARTVHVGAPTDEERRVHETVRAAQRAAFGAVRPGVSCQEVDRAARAVLEEAGHAGHVAHRTGHGVGVTTHEPPYLGEGEEQPLEPGMCFSIEPGIHLPDRFGVRIEDVVTCTEDGARRLNTTSHELVIVR is encoded by the coding sequence GTGGGCGACGCCGCCCCCGGCGCCTTCACGGACGAGGTCTACGCGGCCCGCATGGACCGCACCGCGTACGAGGCCGCCGCCCTGGGGCTGGCCGGAGTGCTGGTCACCCCCGGCCCCGACCTGGTGTGGCTGTGCGGCTACCGGCCCACCGCCCCCGCCGAACGCCTCACCCTCCTCGTCCTCACCGCCACCTCCCAGCCCCGGCTGCTGGTGCCCGCGCTCGACCGCCCGACCGCCGAGGCGGCCCCCGGCGCGGGCGCGGTACGGGTCTCCGACTGGTGGGAGGGACAGGACGCCTACGCCGCCGCGGCCGGTCTGCTGCGCCCGCACGGCCGGTACGCCGTCTCCGACGCGACCTGGGCGCTGCACCTGCTCTGCCTCCAGGCGTCCCTGCCGCTGGCCACCTACCAGCCGCTGTCCGTCGTACTGCCCATGCGGCGCGCGGTGAAGGACGAGCAGGAGGTGGCCCTGCTGACGGCCGCGGCAGCGGCGGCGGACACCGCGTACGAGGAGGTCCTCGGGCTGCGTTTCGGCGGGCGCAGCGAGCGCGAGCTGGCCGCCGACCTGGCCGGGCTGCTGCGCGCGCACGGCCACAGCCGCGTCGACTTCACGGTGGTCGGCGCCGGACCCCACGCGGCCGACCCGCACCACCGGCCCGGGGACCGGGTCATCGGGGACGGGGACATGGTCGTCCTGGACTTCGGCGGCCTCAAGGACGGCTACGGCTTCGACATCGCCCGCACCGTGCACGTCGGGGCGCCCACGGACGAGGAGCGGCGGGTCCACGAGACCGTCCGGGCCGCGCAGCGGGCGGCCTTCGGGGCGGTGCGACCCGGGGTGTCCTGCCAGGAGGTCGACCGGGCGGCCCGCGCGGTGCTCGAGGAGGCCGGGCACGCCGGGCACGTCGCGCACCGCACCGGCCACGGCGTCGGCGTCACCACCCACGAGCCGCCCTATCTGGGGGAGGGCGAGGAGCAGCCCCTCGAACCGGGCATGTGCTTCTCCATCGAGCCCGGCATCCACCTCCCGGACCGCTTCGGCGTCCGCATCGAGGACGTCGTGACCTGCACGGAGGACGGGGCGCGACGGCTCAACACCACCTCGCACGAGCTGGTGATCGTGCGCTGA
- a CDS encoding DUF6479 family protein: MSTATYVLLAAPSGGAKVTVVFIIGLVIAGALVWAVRVGMRVMDREPDRPRADEQPHLPDTGAVREEREMREPDEIPLNNDGSPRLMPYELHHSGSRRGEDQKRRRWLPGSSGAFGSGGPGHV, from the coding sequence ATGAGTACGGCAACGTATGTACTGCTGGCCGCGCCCTCGGGCGGTGCCAAAGTGACAGTGGTCTTCATCATCGGACTGGTGATCGCCGGGGCGTTGGTCTGGGCCGTACGCGTCGGCATGCGGGTCATGGACCGGGAGCCGGACCGCCCCCGCGCCGACGAACAGCCGCACCTCCCGGACACCGGGGCCGTCCGCGAGGAGCGCGAGATGCGCGAACCCGACGAGATCCCGCTGAACAACGACGGGAGCCCGCGGCTCATGCCCTACGAGCTGCACCACTCGGGCAGCCGCCGCGGCGAGGACCAGAAGCGGCGCCGCTGGCTGCCGGGGTCGAGCGGGGCCTTCGGCAGCGGTGGGCCGGGACACGTCTGA
- a CDS encoding IS200/IS605 family element transposase accessory protein TnpB: MGGLRGLAAPFVVPDPSGVAVRTRLKQLTTTDVEVLRQVGAHLGALASRDLTARCRDGLDHDAGAWAVRKRALTPLSSARWAGAITKASHDQWALARRSAHAYLQSLEAGTRLLHWATTSGVKASAVEDLDFTAEKTREKHGRKRRFRQLISGMPTSRLRARLTSMADATGITIIAVDPAYTSRWGAQHWQNPLTSTTRKTTRHDAASIAIGRRAQGYPIRRRTAPPRTHQSDGCRHRSAQTGPETPGREGTRPRLPGPRTRSVPPDAARTRVTRTSRTVRDVRSAQEWVQDSLLLTE; the protein is encoded by the coding sequence GTGGGTGGTCTGCGGGGGCTTGCGGCGCCGTTCGTCGTGCCGGACCCGTCCGGGGTAGCGGTGCGTACCCGACTCAAGCAGCTCACCACTACCGATGTGGAGGTACTGCGGCAGGTCGGCGCGCATCTGGGCGCACTCGCGTCCCGTGATCTGACAGCGCGTTGTCGTGACGGGCTGGATCATGATGCCGGGGCGTGGGCGGTGCGCAAGCGCGCGCTGACACCCCTTTCGTCGGCCCGTTGGGCGGGTGCGATCACCAAGGCGTCGCATGATCAGTGGGCGCTGGCCCGGCGTAGTGCCCACGCGTATCTCCAGTCGTTGGAGGCCGGGACCCGACTGCTGCACTGGGCCACCACCAGCGGCGTGAAGGCCAGCGCCGTCGAGGACCTGGACTTCACCGCCGAGAAGACGCGGGAGAAGCACGGCCGCAAGCGCCGCTTCCGGCAGCTGATCTCCGGCATGCCCACCAGCAGGCTCCGCGCCCGCCTGACCTCCATGGCCGACGCCACCGGCATCACGATCATCGCCGTCGACCCCGCCTACACCTCCCGCTGGGGCGCCCAGCACTGGCAGAACCCCCTCACCAGCACCACCCGCAAGACGACCCGGCACGATGCGGCGAGCATCGCGATCGGGCGACGCGCCCAGGGCTATCCCATCCGGCGTCGGACGGCACCGCCCCGCACCCACCAGAGCGATGGATGCAGGCATCGGTCCGCCCAGACCGGACCGGAGACTCCTGGGCGTGAGGGAACCCGCCCCCGCCTTCCCGGACCACGGACACGATCCGTGCCACCGGACGCGGCGCGAACGCGGGTGACCAGGACATCCAGAACCGTTCGGGATGTCCGCAGTGCACAGGAATGGGTCCAAGACTCACTCCTGCTTACTGAATAG
- a CDS encoding serine hydrolase: MSDTVTAARLDAAFADAGVTGWLHAVDIDSGAQVGAGADQPVCTASVHKLCVLVTLHELAAAGELDLTERIECPPTGRTPGPTGLAAMLDPVLLSLRDAAFLMMSVSDNTAADLLLRRVGLDAVNRTTARLGLTRTRAVYGFGEMLGTMREDAGPDGARALTDPHVITRLRALDPARTNRSTPRDMTRLLGSVWRDEACPPEYGAAMRRIMGLQVWPHRLASGFPFDDVHVAGKTGSLPTLRNEVGVVEYPDGGRYAVAVFTRTAHTAAVLPAADAVIGTAARIAVDSLRAP, from the coding sequence ATGAGCGACACCGTCACCGCCGCACGGCTGGACGCCGCGTTCGCCGATGCCGGGGTCACCGGGTGGCTGCACGCCGTGGACATCGACTCGGGGGCGCAGGTCGGGGCCGGGGCGGACCAGCCGGTCTGCACGGCCAGTGTCCACAAGCTGTGCGTACTGGTGACGCTGCACGAGCTGGCGGCGGCCGGGGAACTGGACCTCACCGAGCGGATCGAGTGCCCGCCGACCGGCCGCACCCCGGGGCCCACCGGGCTCGCGGCCATGCTCGACCCGGTCCTGCTGTCCCTGCGCGACGCCGCGTTCCTGATGATGTCCGTCAGCGACAACACCGCCGCCGACCTGCTGCTGCGCCGGGTCGGCCTGGACGCCGTCAACCGCACGACGGCCCGGCTCGGCCTCACCCGGACACGGGCGGTGTACGGCTTCGGCGAGATGCTGGGCACCATGCGCGAGGACGCCGGGCCCGACGGAGCGCGGGCGCTGACCGACCCGCACGTCATCACCCGGCTGCGCGCCCTGGACCCGGCCCGCACCAACCGCAGCACCCCGCGGGACATGACCCGCCTGCTCGGCTCGGTGTGGCGGGACGAGGCCTGCCCGCCCGAGTACGGCGCCGCGATGCGCCGGATCATGGGCCTCCAGGTGTGGCCGCACCGGCTGGCCTCGGGCTTCCCCTTCGACGACGTGCACGTGGCCGGCAAGACCGGCAGCCTGCCCACCCTGCGCAACGAGGTCGGCGTCGTCGAGTACCCCGACGGCGGCCGCTACGCCGTGGCCGTCTTCACCCGCACCGCCCACACCGCGGCCGTGCTCCCGGCGGCGGACGCGGTGATCGGCACCGCGGCCCGGATCGCGGTGGACTCATTGCGCGCACCCTGA
- a CDS encoding CE1 family esterase — protein MRSFRDRDRDRAGDRVGDRDPALRARRWAGGLALALVLPLAGCATDAGDGADSGRPGASSTAPAPSATAAPEVRAQLRVDGDIRQYLLHRPPAPAAEGDDGPRPLLVAFHGRGADAAELRAKTRLERAATARGMLVAFPEGLGHGWGAGTRATKQRPDPGLDVRFTEALIEHLVRTERADPGQVYVAGFSNGGSMALRMAAERPALLAGAASVSGQLPTGDAAVEPTGPVPVMVVYGADDPVRPLAGLPSPPPDPKEPILPTRSARDSAAAFAAAGGAGEPVTRQEQGYERTVWRLGNEAPGGSRRPGGTVQLLVVDDAGHTWPGSTVPPPEGFGPVSRALDATGTILDFLTGPGR, from the coding sequence ATGCGCTCCTTTCGTGACCGTGACCGTGACCGCGCCGGTGACCGCGTCGGCGACCGTGATCCCGCGCTCCGCGCCCGTCGATGGGCCGGCGGGCTCGCCCTCGCCCTCGTCCTCCCCCTGGCCGGCTGCGCCACCGACGCCGGCGACGGCGCCGACTCCGGGCGTCCGGGAGCGTCGTCGACCGCCCCCGCCCCCTCCGCCACCGCGGCGCCGGAGGTCCGCGCCCAGCTCCGGGTGGACGGTGACATCCGCCAGTACCTCCTGCACCGGCCCCCCGCCCCTGCCGCCGAGGGCGACGACGGCCCGCGGCCCCTCCTCGTCGCCTTCCACGGCCGCGGCGCCGACGCCGCCGAACTGCGGGCGAAGACCCGGCTGGAGCGGGCCGCCACCGCGCGCGGCATGCTGGTCGCCTTTCCCGAGGGCCTCGGCCACGGCTGGGGCGCGGGCACCCGGGCGACGAAGCAGCGCCCGGACCCCGGTCTGGACGTGCGGTTCACCGAGGCGCTGATCGAACACCTGGTCCGCACCGAGCGGGCCGACCCCGGTCAGGTCTACGTCGCCGGGTTCTCCAACGGCGGCTCGATGGCCCTGCGCATGGCCGCCGAACGCCCCGCGCTGCTGGCGGGTGCCGCCTCGGTCTCCGGCCAGCTCCCCACGGGCGACGCCGCGGTGGAGCCGACCGGGCCCGTCCCGGTCATGGTCGTCTACGGCGCCGACGACCCGGTACGGCCCCTCGCGGGCCTCCCCTCCCCGCCGCCGGACCCGAAGGAGCCGATCCTGCCGACCCGGTCGGCGCGGGACAGCGCGGCGGCGTTCGCGGCGGCCGGGGGCGCGGGCGAGCCGGTCACGCGGCAGGAGCAGGGCTACGAACGGACGGTGTGGCGGCTCGGGAACGAGGCCCCCGGCGGCTCCCGGCGGCCCGGCGGCACCGTGCAACTCCTCGTCGTCGACGACGCCGGTCACACCTGGCCGGGCTCGACCGTCCCCCCGCCCGAGGGGTTCGGCCCCGTCAGCAGGGCCCTCGACGCCACCGGCACGATCCTCGACTTCCTCACCGGCCCCGGCCGCTGA
- a CDS encoding penicillin-binding transpeptidase domain-containing protein yields MPDAPHFTSPRRRRPRNGVRAVAAVGVVLATAAGGSYAAGFGPFARGDDGPDPAATEQARAFLADWAAGRLPSAAGRTTEPGKAQEVLQSFTAGLDIEKPKLTAAADGVKEGEDGTLGIPFTARMPVTGLGTWTYESELPLREQDDGGWKVDWRLSLVHPRLSETEKFRLEREESAPPKVTDRAGVSLVGAEYPSLSPLLGRLAGDAGGGGPRGAVELVDRASGETVRTEASFGKKPDPATADRPVRTTLDAGWQAAAEQALGEADGKNASLVALRVDNGEVLALANSPSSGFNRAASGTYAPGSTWKIVTSSALLLKDAVAPDDVVDCPKYLTVGKEFHNVETSEHPGATFRKDFTESCNTAFISLRGKLDDGELGKVARTYFGVGQEWHIGIPTYDGSVPVPKDETEKAASMIGQGRVQANPLIMASVTATAVSGEFHQPSVTAGNEDETRTEPLPDEVVTQLRGLMRATVTDGTARVLADLPGEIGAKTGTAEVSDDQDNNGWLVAHRGNVAVAVVVEEGVTGGGSAGPIVHSLLSAVPEDPS; encoded by the coding sequence ATGCCCGACGCTCCCCACTTCACCTCTCCCCGCCGCCGCAGGCCCCGCAACGGTGTGCGGGCCGTCGCCGCCGTGGGCGTCGTCCTCGCGACAGCCGCGGGCGGCTCGTACGCCGCCGGGTTCGGCCCCTTCGCGCGCGGCGACGACGGACCCGACCCCGCCGCGACGGAGCAGGCGCGCGCCTTCCTCGCCGACTGGGCCGCCGGGCGGCTGCCGAGCGCGGCCGGACGCACCACCGAGCCCGGCAAGGCGCAGGAGGTGCTGCAGAGCTTCACCGCGGGACTCGACATCGAGAAACCGAAGCTGACGGCGGCGGCCGACGGCGTGAAGGAGGGCGAGGACGGCACCCTCGGCATCCCCTTCACCGCCCGGATGCCGGTCACCGGCCTGGGCACCTGGACGTACGAGTCGGAGCTGCCGCTGCGCGAGCAGGACGACGGCGGCTGGAAGGTGGACTGGCGGCTGTCGCTGGTGCACCCGCGGCTGAGCGAGACGGAGAAGTTCCGCCTGGAGCGCGAGGAGAGCGCCCCGCCGAAGGTCACGGACCGCGCGGGCGTCTCGCTCGTGGGCGCCGAGTACCCGTCCCTGTCCCCGCTCCTGGGCCGGCTCGCCGGTGACGCGGGCGGCGGCGGCCCGCGCGGCGCGGTCGAGCTGGTCGACCGGGCCAGCGGCGAGACCGTGCGCACCGAGGCGTCCTTCGGCAAGAAGCCCGACCCGGCGACGGCGGACCGGCCCGTGCGCACCACCCTGGACGCCGGGTGGCAGGCGGCCGCCGAACAGGCCCTCGGGGAGGCCGACGGCAAGAACGCCTCCCTGGTCGCCCTGCGCGTCGACAACGGCGAGGTGCTCGCCCTCGCCAACTCGCCCTCCTCGGGCTTCAACCGCGCCGCCTCCGGCACCTACGCGCCCGGCTCCACCTGGAAGATCGTCACCAGCAGCGCCCTGCTGCTCAAGGACGCGGTCGCGCCCGACGACGTCGTGGACTGCCCCAAGTACCTGACCGTGGGCAAGGAGTTCCACAACGTGGAGACCTCCGAACACCCCGGCGCCACCTTCCGCAAGGACTTCACCGAGTCCTGCAACACCGCCTTCATCAGCCTGCGCGGCAAGCTCGACGACGGGGAGCTGGGGAAGGTCGCGCGCACCTACTTCGGGGTCGGCCAGGAGTGGCACATCGGCATCCCGACGTACGACGGCTCGGTGCCGGTGCCCAAGGACGAGACGGAGAAGGCCGCGTCGATGATCGGGCAGGGCCGGGTCCAGGCCAACCCCCTGATCATGGCGTCGGTGACGGCCACCGCGGTCTCCGGCGAGTTCCACCAGCCGTCCGTCACCGCGGGCAACGAGGACGAGACCCGCACCGAGCCGCTCCCCGACGAGGTCGTCACCCAGCTGCGCGGGCTGATGCGGGCCACCGTCACCGACGGCACCGCGCGCGTCCTGGCCGACCTGCCCGGCGAGATCGGCGCCAAGACCGGCACCGCCGAGGTCTCCGACGACCAGGACAACAACGGCTGGCTCGTCGCCCACCGGGGCAACGTCGCCGTCGCCGTGGTCGTCGAGGAGGGCGTCACCGGCGGCGGCTCGGCGGGGCCGATCGTGCACAGCCTGCTGTCGGCCGTACCGGAGGACCCTTCCTGA